The Amycolatopsis viridis genome window below encodes:
- the rsmA gene encoding 16S rRNA (adenine(1518)-N(6)/adenine(1519)-N(6))-dimethyltransferase RsmA: protein MTALLGPAEIRGLAAELDVRPTKKLGQNFVHDPNTVRRIVDLSGVGPGDHVLEVGPGLGSLTLGLLGSGARVTAVEIDPVLAGRLPATVVERAPGAAERFTVRTQDALKLRATDLADQPTHLVANLPYNVAVPVVLHLLAELPSLAHGLVMVQTEVADRMAAGPGSRIYGVPSVKLAWYGPARKVAPVPRAVFWPVPNVDSALVAFERSAEPASGADRDEVFAVVDAAFAQRRKTLRAALSSWAGSAERAEAILRAAGVDPRTRGEQLGVRDFAKIVESKSLPPLV from the coding sequence GTGACCGCACTGCTCGGACCAGCCGAGATCCGTGGCTTGGCCGCCGAGCTGGATGTCCGCCCCACGAAGAAGCTCGGCCAGAATTTCGTGCACGACCCGAACACGGTCCGCCGCATCGTGGACCTCTCCGGTGTCGGCCCGGGTGATCACGTCCTCGAGGTCGGTCCCGGTCTCGGCTCGTTGACCCTCGGGCTGCTCGGCTCGGGCGCCCGGGTGACCGCCGTCGAGATCGACCCGGTCCTCGCGGGGCGCCTGCCCGCCACCGTCGTGGAGCGCGCCCCGGGGGCCGCGGAGAGGTTCACCGTCCGCACCCAGGACGCCCTGAAGCTGCGGGCCACCGACCTCGCGGACCAGCCGACGCACCTCGTCGCCAACCTGCCGTACAACGTCGCCGTCCCGGTGGTCCTGCACCTGCTGGCCGAGCTGCCGTCGCTGGCGCACGGCCTGGTGATGGTCCAGACCGAGGTCGCCGACCGGATGGCGGCCGGACCGGGCAGCCGCATCTACGGCGTGCCGAGCGTGAAGCTCGCCTGGTACGGCCCGGCCCGCAAGGTCGCGCCGGTGCCGCGCGCGGTGTTCTGGCCGGTGCCCAACGTCGATTCCGCGCTCGTCGCGTTCGAGCGGTCGGCGGAACCGGCGTCCGGCGCGGACCGGGACGAGGTGTTCGCGGTCGTCGACGCCGCCTTCGCGCAGCGCCGCAAGACCCTGCGGGCCGCGTTGTCGTCCTGGGCCGGGTCCGCCGAGCGGGCCGAGGCGATCCTGCGCGCCGCGGGTGTCGATCCGCGCACCCGCGGTGAGCAGCTGGGGGTGCGGGACTTCGCGAAGATCGTGGAGAGCAAGTCCTTACCACCGTTGGTGTGA
- a CDS encoding methionine ABC transporter ATP-binding protein, with product MITVENLTKSFPGAAKPVHALRDVSVEVPAGALFGVVGPAGSGKSTLTRCIALQERPDRGTVRLDGLNTTGLDGRKLREVRRQVAVLDAQPVLHADRTVAGNVAAPLEQLGLEGPQRRSRVGRLLDLAGLTQRAAQRPVELTPGQRRRVALARSLAAGPAVLLADDPTAGVGAEEAGSVLAVLDRARAELGVTVLLATQDGAAVRRVCDGVAVLEDGRLVEQGTVLELLSTPGSKVAQTLLPAIDTPRTQSSRYDRSVDVVLIGFAAVGALLPEAAARFDVELATIGGGLTRVGDTPVARFRVGVNGSQADAALAWIADRGAHVVHPKEGPKSIVAA from the coding sequence GTGATCACTGTCGAAAACCTGACCAAGTCCTTCCCCGGTGCCGCCAAGCCCGTTCACGCCCTGCGGGACGTGAGCGTCGAGGTGCCCGCCGGCGCCCTGTTCGGCGTCGTCGGTCCCGCCGGGTCCGGCAAGTCCACCCTGACCCGGTGCATCGCCCTGCAGGAGAGACCCGACCGCGGAACCGTCCGCCTGGACGGGCTGAACACCACCGGCCTGGACGGGCGGAAACTGCGCGAGGTGCGCCGCCAGGTGGCGGTGCTGGACGCGCAGCCGGTGCTGCACGCCGACCGCACGGTCGCCGGCAACGTCGCGGCCCCGCTGGAGCAGCTGGGCCTGGAGGGCCCGCAACGCCGGAGCCGCGTCGGCCGTCTGCTCGACCTGGCCGGTCTCACGCAGCGCGCGGCGCAGCGCCCGGTCGAACTGACCCCCGGCCAGCGCCGCCGGGTCGCGCTCGCGCGGTCGCTGGCCGCCGGCCCGGCCGTGCTGCTGGCTGACGACCCGACCGCGGGTGTCGGCGCCGAGGAGGCCGGTTCCGTGCTGGCGGTCCTCGACCGCGCGCGTGCGGAGCTGGGCGTCACCGTGCTGCTCGCCACCCAGGACGGCGCCGCGGTGCGGCGGGTCTGCGACGGGGTGGCCGTGCTGGAGGACGGGCGGCTCGTCGAGCAGGGCACCGTGCTCGAACTGCTGTCCACGCCCGGCAGCAAGGTCGCGCAGACCCTGCTGCCCGCGATCGACACGCCGCGGACCCAGTCGTCGCGGTACGACCGGTCGGTCGACGTGGTGCTGATCGGGTTCGCAGCCGTCGGGGCGCTGCTGCCGGAGGCTGCCGCCCGGTTCGACGTCGAGCTGGCCACCATCGGCGGCGGGCTGACCCGCGTCGGCGACACCCCGGTGGCCCGGTTCCGCGTCGGCGTCAACGGCAGCCAGGCCGACGCGGCGCTGGCGTGGATCGCCGACCGCGGCGCCCACGTGGTGCACCCCAAGGAGGGCCCGAAGAGCATCGTCGCGGCCTGA
- a CDS encoding DHA2 family efflux MFS transporter permease subunit, with product MTTTTAAPAPAPPDTRRWLALAVVGLAQLLVIIDTTIVNIALPTAQADLGMTDAARQWAISSYTLAFGGLLLLGGRLADRLGRKNTLIVGALGFAAASAVGGMAAGPGLLIAARAAQGVFAALLAPSTLSLLTITFTEARERAKAFGIFSAIMMSGGALGLLAGGALAEYASWRWCLYVNLPIAIAAAVAGAFVLPNVPGHRSARLDWFSGLLGSAGIAGLVYGLSEAAARGWGSAVVLGSVAGAVVLLGAFVLRQTKAGNPLLPLHILTDRTRSAGFLTIALAAFGMFGMFLFLTYQLQGIMGFGAFGAGLAFLPFLLANITVSTVLTRRLIPRTGPRPLLVIGLLLLAAGLAVLTQLSVGTSYWSLILPAELVLGAGAGLAMPTVMNIATAGVAPKDSGVASAFITTSQQVGASLGTASLNTVAASATASVAGLGLPAATVHGYAVANGWAAGIVAVGAIAAGALARGR from the coding sequence ATGACCACTACCACTGCGGCGCCCGCACCGGCACCCCCGGACACCAGGAGATGGCTGGCACTCGCCGTCGTCGGGCTCGCCCAGCTCCTCGTCATCATCGACACCACGATCGTCAACATCGCACTGCCCACCGCACAGGCCGACCTCGGCATGACCGATGCGGCCCGGCAGTGGGCGATCAGCTCGTACACACTGGCGTTCGGCGGCCTGCTCCTGCTCGGCGGCCGGCTGGCCGACCGGCTGGGCCGCAAGAACACGCTGATCGTGGGGGCACTCGGCTTCGCCGCCGCCTCGGCGGTCGGCGGGATGGCCGCCGGACCGGGCCTGCTCATCGCCGCCCGCGCGGCCCAGGGGGTCTTCGCCGCACTGCTCGCCCCGTCCACGCTCTCGCTGCTGACGATCACCTTCACCGAGGCCAGGGAACGGGCCAAGGCGTTCGGGATCTTCAGCGCGATCATGATGTCCGGCGGCGCGCTCGGTCTGCTGGCCGGTGGCGCGCTGGCCGAGTACGCATCGTGGCGCTGGTGCCTCTACGTGAACCTGCCCATCGCGATCGCCGCCGCCGTCGCGGGCGCCTTCGTGCTGCCCAACGTGCCCGGGCACCGGTCGGCGCGGCTGGACTGGTTCAGCGGGCTCCTGGGCAGCGCCGGAATCGCCGGGCTGGTCTACGGACTGTCCGAGGCCGCCGCGCGCGGCTGGGGTTCGGCCGTCGTGCTCGGCTCGGTCGCCGGCGCGGTCGTGCTGCTGGGCGCGTTCGTGCTCCGGCAGACCAAAGCCGGCAACCCGCTGCTGCCACTGCACATCCTGACCGACCGGACCCGGTCCGCCGGCTTCCTGACGATCGCGCTCGCGGCCTTCGGGATGTTCGGGATGTTCCTGTTCCTCACCTACCAGCTGCAGGGGATCATGGGGTTCGGCGCGTTCGGCGCGGGCCTGGCGTTCCTGCCGTTCCTGCTGGCCAACATCACCGTCTCGACGGTGCTGACCCGGCGGCTCATCCCGCGCACCGGGCCGCGGCCGCTGCTGGTGATCGGACTCCTGCTGCTGGCCGCCGGGCTCGCCGTGCTGACCCAGCTGTCCGTGGGCACCTCGTACTGGAGCCTGATCCTGCCCGCGGAGCTGGTGCTGGGGGCCGGCGCCGGGCTGGCGATGCCGACCGTGATGAACATCGCCACCGCCGGCGTGGCACCGAAGGACTCCGGGGTGGCGTCGGCGTTCATCACGACCTCGCAGCAGGTGGGTGCCTCGCTGGGCACCGCGTCGCTGAACACGGTCGCGGCGAGCGCGACCGCCTCGGTCGCCGGCCTCGGCCTGCCCGCTGCGACGGTGCACGGCTACGCGGTGGCGAACGGGTGGGCCGCCGGGATCGTCGCGGTGGGTGCGATCGCGGCCGGCGCCCTCGCGCGCGGCAGGTGA
- a CDS encoding TetR/AcrR family transcriptional regulator produces the protein MAGRRTDTRERIQQVALDLFVEQGYEKTSLREIAEQLGVTKAALYYHFRTKEDIVQSLIEDIGTAVDEIIEWARAHDEPATVRAEVLRRFSRLVQGRFGPIMRFMQDNQPALKELHAGHVLAERMKGLFALVVPAGAGTEDRLRARLALIALILGSNPHFLDEDQAADAGEVALRVALELASPRPAAGT, from the coding sequence ATGGCGGGGCGGCGGACCGACACGCGCGAGCGCATTCAGCAGGTCGCGCTGGACCTGTTCGTCGAGCAGGGCTACGAGAAGACGTCGTTGCGGGAGATCGCGGAGCAGCTCGGTGTGACGAAAGCCGCGCTGTACTACCACTTCCGCACGAAGGAGGACATCGTCCAGAGCCTGATCGAGGACATCGGCACCGCGGTGGACGAGATCATCGAGTGGGCGCGGGCGCACGACGAGCCCGCCACCGTCCGCGCCGAGGTGCTGCGCAGGTTCTCCCGGCTCGTCCAGGGGCGGTTCGGACCGATCATGCGGTTCATGCAGGACAACCAGCCCGCGCTCAAGGAGCTGCACGCCGGGCACGTGCTCGCCGAGCGGATGAAGGGCCTGTTCGCCCTCGTCGTGCCGGCCGGCGCGGGAACCGAGGACAGGCTGCGTGCGCGGCTGGCGCTGATCGCCCTCATCCTGGGCAGCAACCCGCATTTCCTCGACGAAGACCAGGCCGCGGACGCGGGCGAAGTCGCGCTGCGTGTCGCACTGGAGCTTGCTTCTCCGCGGCCCGCGGCGGGCACGTAG